In the genome of Halostella salina, the window CGGCCGAGCCGCGGCCGGAGGCCGCGCTCCGCGACGCCGTCGACGGCGACTGGGGCGCACTCCACGCGGCGGCGCTGTCGCTGCTGCGCGACGAGTACCGCGTCTTCGAGGTGGGCAGCGGCGACGAGGCCGACGAGGCCGCCAACCGCGTCCGGGGGTCGGACGGCGACCTGGCGCTGACAAGCCCCGAACAGCGCCGCGAGCACCTGAGCCAGCCCGACCGCGAACCGCTGCGGACCATCTACCGCGAGGGGTCGGTGCCGGGCTGTCACGACAACGCCGTCTTCGCGATGATCGCCTACTACGAGATGGTCGGCTTCTCCTGGCGCGAGACCAAGGAGAAGGTGATCGAGTGGCTCCACGACAGCGGGACGTGGGCACGCGGCGGGTTCGAGGAGGCCTCGCCCGAGGAGCTCGTCGCGAGCAAGCGCCACGTGTACGAGGAGGGGTACGGCTGGAAGGAGAAGGCGACCGCCGCGAAGCGCGTCATCGACCGCCGGGGGTAGCCCCGGCGAGCCGCGACGCACGTCCGCGCTCCCTCAGCGCCAGTCCGCGTCCGGGTCGACGACGTGCTCCGGGTCGTCGCCCGAACGCACCGCCTGCACATCCGCGATCAGCGTCTCGTTCAGCGTCGCCAGCGACCGCTCCGAGTAGAACCCCGCGTGCGGCGTGACGAGGACGTTCTCTAGGTCGAACAGCGGCGACCCGTCGGGCGGCTCCTCGGCGAGCACGTCCAGCCCCGCGGCGGCCAGTTCGCCGCCCGTCAGCGCGTCGTACAGGGCGTCCTCGTCGATGATCCCGCCGCGACCGACGTTGACCAGCACCGCGTCGTCGGCCATCGCCTCGAACGCCTCGGCGTCGAACATGCCGCGCGTCTCGTCGGTCAGCGGCGCGTGGACCGAGACGGCGTCGGCCTCGTCCAGTAGCGTCCCGAAGTCGACGCGGCGCGCGCCGTACTCGGTGACCGTTTCCTCGTCGACGTAGGGGTCGTACACCGCAACGTCGAGGGCCAGCCCCTCCGCGAGTTCGACCAGCCGGCGTGCGATCGCGCCGAAGGAGACGACGCCGAGCGTCGACCCGACGACCGGGGAGAGCGGCCGCCCGGCTTCCCAGGCCCAGTCGCCGTCCCGTACCTCCGCGTCGTACTGCCGCAGGCGGCGCTTGCAGGCGAGCAGGAGCGACAGCGCGTGGGTCGCCACCTCGTCGGTGGAGTAGTCGGGCACGTTCGTCACCGTCACGCCGTGCTCGGCGGCCGCCGCCACGTCCACGTTGTCGACGCCCGTCCCGGCGCGTGCGACCAGTTCGAGCGACTCGCACGCCTCGAACACCGCGGCGGTGACCGGCGTGTTCACGTCGACCACCAGCGCGTCGGCGGTTTCGGCGGCCGCCGAGACGGCCGCCTCGGTGCTCGTGTCCGCGACGGTCACGTCGGCGTCTAACCGCTCGCGGAACAGTTCGTCGTCGACGAACGGGGTGTCGCTGAGGACGACTTCCATTGACGGGTCGACGTTGGCGCGGCGGGCTAAAAGGGATTAGACACCGTTCCCGCGGCACGGGAACGATCGATCGGTCAGCCGCCCGTTCGACGCTTCCCCCACTCGTGGCCGAGCACGGCGACCGCGGCGAACAGCCCGGCGAGCAGTCCGGCGTGGACGGCCGACCCGACGATGCCGGCACCGACCGCGCCGCCGACGCCGCCAGCGACGCCGGCGTACGCGGCACCGCGGTCGGTCTCGGACCCGAACGGCATCCGTCCTCAGTCGCTCTGGATCCGGGGCGCGAGCATGAACGTGACCTGCCCGTTGCCCTCTGCGATGTCGAAGTGGATCTTGACTGGGAACTCCTCGCCCAGTTCGAGGGTCACCTCGGCGTCCTTGTCGATCGCCTTGTTCATGTCCTTCAGGTAGTCGAGGCTAAAGAGGGAGTAGGCGGGGCCTGCCTGCAGGTCGATGAGGTCGTCGCGGTCGAGTTCGAGATGGACGTCGTCCGTGTCGCCCTCCGCGTCGACGTAGAACTGCTCGTCGGTCTCGTCGACGCCCAGCGCGATGTGGTCCGACACCATGTCGGCGGCGGTGACCGCGCGGTCGATGTCCGCGCCCTCGATGACGATCTCCGAGGCCAGGTCCAGATCGGGGATGTCCGGCTCCTGGCGGATCGAGTCGGGGTCGATGAGCGCGAGCGTGTACTCCAGCCCGTCGATCTGGATGTGGAGCTTGCGGGTCTCCTCGTCGAGTTCGAGCTCGACGAGCTGGCCGGAGTCGGCCATGCCGACGATGTCCTCCAGCCGCGAGAGGTTGACGCCGATGAGGCCGCCGTCCGCTTCGTAGGACTCGAACGCGTCGGCCGACAGCGAGAGGTCGACCATGCCGACGTTGGCGGGGTCGACCGCCCGGATCTCGATCCCGTCCTCGTTCAGGTGGATCTTGCACTCGTCGACCAACACGCTCACGGAGTCGAGCGCGGTTCCGAGCGTCTCCGCGCTCACTATCGCCTTGAACATTCTTGCGTCGAGATTTGGCGGCCCCACATAAAAAACCGCGCGTTCCGCGTGCGCGCGGGAACTGCGACGGGCGGTCGCGGGACCGTTCCCCATCCACGGCCGCGTCCCGCTACCCCTATCTGTATCGGACGGGTAGGGTCCGCTAACTGACCATGGGACGCAAGGACCACTACTACAACTAATCCGCTTAGACTGTTATGCCCTGTAACTCGACGCACTCCGATACAACCCCTTTGTTTCGTGTAGAATCTACTCCTGCCGACAGGAAATAGGAACAAAATCGCCGGGGGTTAGAGCCGCCCAATGCCAACTACCCTCCCCTATTCGAGAAGCTCAAAGTCCTCGTACTGGACGTTGAAGTCGTTGCCCGCATCGGCACACGTCACGTGCCACGTCGTCTCGTAGTACTCATCCACCAC includes:
- a CDS encoding DUF7474 family protein: MPYFDYPCPDCRTTNNLHETDCRFAGTSWATVEKAYVDIVAALSAEPRPEAALRDAVDGDWGALHAAALSLLRDEYRVFEVGSGDEADEAANRVRGSDGDLALTSPEQRREHLSQPDREPLRTIYREGSVPGCHDNAVFAMIAYYEMVGFSWRETKEKVIEWLHDSGTWARGGFEEASPEELVASKRHVYEEGYGWKEKATAAKRVIDRRG
- a CDS encoding C-terminal binding protein → MEVVLSDTPFVDDELFRERLDADVTVADTSTEAAVSAAAETADALVVDVNTPVTAAVFEACESLELVARAGTGVDNVDVAAAAEHGVTVTNVPDYSTDEVATHALSLLLACKRRLRQYDAEVRDGDWAWEAGRPLSPVVGSTLGVVSFGAIARRLVELAEGLALDVAVYDPYVDEETVTEYGARRVDFGTLLDEADAVSVHAPLTDETRGMFDAEAFEAMADDAVLVNVGRGGIIDEDALYDALTGGELAAAGLDVLAEEPPDGSPLFDLENVLVTPHAGFYSERSLATLNETLIADVQAVRSGDDPEHVVDPDADWR
- a CDS encoding DNA polymerase sliding clamp — translated: MFKAIVSAETLGTALDSVSVLVDECKIHLNEDGIEIRAVDPANVGMVDLSLSADAFESYEADGGLIGVNLSRLEDIVGMADSGQLVELELDEETRKLHIQIDGLEYTLALIDPDSIRQEPDIPDLDLASEIVIEGADIDRAVTAADMVSDHIALGVDETDEQFYVDAEGDTDDVHLELDRDDLIDLQAGPAYSLFSLDYLKDMNKAIDKDAEVTLELGEEFPVKIHFDIAEGNGQVTFMLAPRIQSD